One window of the bacterium genome contains the following:
- a CDS encoding twin-arginine translocation signal domain-containing protein, with the protein MSGESKQDRRRFLRYAAVTIAAAEVGIIGFANAQSNNEPSGPKGEPKMSQVDKVAYASETQAVRPFRVNVPEAA; encoded by the coding sequence ATCCAAACAAGACCGCCGCCGCTTTTTGCGCTACGCGGCCGTGACGATCGCGGCCGCCGAGGTCGGCATAATCGGCTTTGCGAATGCGCAATCCAACAACGAGCCCTCAGGGCCAAAAGGAGAACCGAAGATGAGCCAAGTTGATAAGGTCGCGTATGCATCCGAAACCCAAGCCGTGCGACCCTTCCGCGTTAACGTGCCGGAAGCGGCC